In a genomic window of Phosphitispora fastidiosa:
- a CDS encoding cytidylate kinase family protein, giving the protein MFFITFSRQAGSLGYEIIQMLAKRLGFEVITHDFIMNHWLPEIADDHEMRMLAESPRFFLKRSDAGVSFAEYIETRLREVVTKQSVIIQGLGSQVIFAGDPAALHIRITASDAVRLSRVMQTHGLEKQDAKRFLELSDRKRRRFINTVYEKDWADPGLYHLTLNTDYLGIRECVSLLAYLAEVKMTAAVSTGSPEGTEEAGKPSAFRHPSEEEFSKILDMYNIAWEYEPRTFPIEWDAEGNITKAFAPDFYLPRFDTYIELTTMDQKYVTEKKKKMRLLKELYPGTNINIVFKNDFYSLLKRFGLREGEPALREADAARLQNRNTMHKGGTKGE; this is encoded by the coding sequence ATGTTTTTTATTACCTTTTCCAGACAGGCCGGAAGCCTGGGCTATGAAATTATCCAAATGCTTGCCAAACGCCTTGGCTTTGAGGTAATCACCCACGATTTTATTATGAATCACTGGCTGCCCGAAATAGCTGATGACCATGAAATGCGTATGCTGGCAGAGAGTCCCCGCTTCTTTCTGAAACGGTCTGATGCCGGAGTAAGCTTTGCCGAATATATAGAGACCAGGCTCAGGGAAGTGGTGACCAAACAATCCGTAATAATACAGGGTTTAGGCTCCCAGGTAATATTTGCCGGCGATCCTGCCGCCCTGCATATTAGGATAACCGCCTCTGATGCTGTCCGGCTAAGCAGAGTGATGCAGACTCACGGACTGGAAAAACAAGATGCAAAAAGGTTTCTTGAGTTAAGCGACCGGAAACGCAGAAGGTTTATCAACACAGTATATGAGAAAGACTGGGCAGACCCCGGACTTTATCACCTTACCCTGAATACCGATTATCTGGGGATTAGGGAATGTGTATCTCTCCTGGCATATCTGGCTGAGGTCAAAATGACCGCTGCCGTCTCCACCGGCAGCCCTGAGGGTACTGAAGAAGCGGGGAAGCCTTCTGCCTTCAGGCATCCTTCTGAAGAAGAGTTTTCCAAAATTCTTGATATGTATAATATCGCCTGGGAGTATGAACCCCGGACTTTTCCCATTGAATGGGATGCCGAAGGCAATATCACCAAAGCCTTTGCTCCGGATTTTTACCTGCCCCGCTTTGACACATATATCGAGCTTACTACTATGGACCAAAAGTATGTCACCGAAAAAAAGAAAAAGATGCGGCTCCTCAAGGAACTATACCCGGGAACTAACATAAATATTGTATTTAAGAATGATTTCTACTCACTTCTGAAAAGATTCGGACTGCGCGAAGGTGAACCCGCCCTTCGCGAAGCAGATGCAGCGCGGCTTCAAAATAGAAATACAATGCATAAAGGAGGAACCAAGGGAGAATGA